The genomic window AGCACTTAGAAGAACTATGGAGAATTATACACAGACAACCAGATTTATACTTTCATGTAATTATTCTTCAAAAATAATTGATCCTATTCAATCAAGATGTACTGTATTTAAATTCAAGCCTTTAAGTAAAGAAGAAATTTTTGAAATAGTTGAAATAGTTGCAAAAGCAGAAAATCTTAAAATTGATGATAAAGGAAAAGAAGCTCTTTTTTATGTTTCAGGAGGAGATGTTAGGCGATTAGAAAACCTCATGCAATCCAGTGCTGCAATTCAAAAAGAAATTACGGAAAAACTTATTTATGATGTTGCAAGTTTTGCAGAACCTAAAGAAATTAGAGAAGTTCTGGCAGATTGCGTTAAAGGAGTCTTTGAAGATGCAAAAAAGAAGCTTTTAGATACGATGTTAAAACAAGGTCTTAGTGGAATTGATGTTGTTAAGCAAATACAACAAGAAGTATGGGGAATAACCGCAAATAATAATATTAAGCTTGAAATGATAAAGAAATGCGGGGAAGCAGAGTTCAGAATGATTGAAGGTGCTGATGAATTCATACAATTACAAGCACTTCTTGCTAATTTTATATTATTGAATTCTAAATAAATAGAATTTCTTTGAACATTTGTTATTGTCTTCTGTTTCTGTACAGTCTTACTTCTTTTTCTATTGTGTTATATTTAACTTGTTCTAGAGATCTTCTTATTCCAGGAGTATCATACGCATTTAATCTGTTAGTTGGTGTTCTTTTTAGGTGTGTGTTCTCTCTTAGATATTTTTCTTTTTGTTTTATATCTATTTCTTTTAATTGTCTGCTCATTCCTGAAACATCGTATGCTGAGCCCATCTTTCTATTAATCTTGTTGTTTAGATATAAATATTATGTGGGATGAAAATATATTTTAGAAACATCATTTTTAACTTTTTTAGTTCGCGTTACAGTTCTAAAATTGTTTGTTATTGCGCGCTAGCGCAAGGGGTTTAATACAAATAAATGCTTTGCATTTATTGTACACAAAAGCTTTGCTTTTGTCGTACCCTGACCTGCACAAAAATCTTTGATTTTAGGCATGCGAATAAAATTTTTTTTTTATTGCACAAAAAATGTTCGTTCATTTTTGTTGTGCAAGAAACTTTTAGTTTCTTAGCAGACTCGGAGCAGCGATTTTCATTATTCTTTTTTCAGTTTTAATATATCTTTGATTTCTTCTATGACTTTGTCTTGTGATTTCTTGTCTGACATTCTTATGAATTTTATTACTAAATCCTGAAGTTCTTCTACTTTAAGAAATTTTATTTTGTGGTTATCTGTTATGAAATAGAATCTGAATTTTTTGTATTTTATTTCTTTTAGAACTATATCTCCTATAAGACTTAGAAACTTTCCTTTTTTTGGGGTTTCTTTTAACGTATATATCAAAGCAAATATTTTATTTGTTTCTGATTTGAACTTCTTATGAATCTCTTT from Candidatus Woesearchaeota archaeon includes these protein-coding regions:
- a CDS encoding replication factor C small subunit, which produces MGQDNSGLSAIWTEKFRPKNFLEVKGQKEIVNRVKAFVETKNMPHLLFSGPAGVGKTTLALVIVRQMFGDAWRENFLELNASDERGIDVVRQKVKDFARTRSIGDVPFKIIYLDESDALTKEAQQALRRTMENYTQTTRFILSCNYSSKIIDPIQSRCTVFKFKPLSKEEIFEIVEIVAKAENLKIDDKGKEALFYVSGGDVRRLENLMQSSAAIQKEITEKLIYDVASFAEPKEIREVLADCVKGVFEDAKKKLLDTMLKQGLSGIDVVKQIQQEVWGITANNNIKLEMIKKCGEAEFRMIEGADEFIQLQALLANFILLNSK